A single genomic interval of Streptomyces graminofaciens harbors:
- a CDS encoding antibiotic biosynthesis monooxygenase family protein encodes MSDQQIAPVAPVASVAPAASSTSVVSSASVLPVPAFEPPYYVTVFTSVRTEDQTGYGETSERMEELVRKVPGFLGMDSARTPGGLAITVGYFRDGEALKEWRTNAEHRAAQQRGRAEWYERYTLHIAKVERSHGFERDGSQG; translated from the coding sequence ATGAGTGACCAGCAGATAGCACCTGTTGCCCCTGTCGCGTCCGTCGCGCCTGCGGCCTCTTCCACGTCCGTCGTGTCTTCCGCGTCCGTCTTGCCTGTTCCCGCCTTTGAACCGCCCTACTACGTCACGGTCTTCACCTCCGTGCGGACCGAGGATCAGACCGGGTACGGCGAGACCTCCGAGCGGATGGAGGAGTTGGTGCGGAAGGTGCCGGGGTTCCTCGGGATGGACAGTGCGCGGACGCCCGGCGGGTTGGCCATCACCGTGGGGTACTTCCGGGACGGGGAGGCGCTGAAGGAGTGGCGGACCAATGCCGAGCACCGGGCGGCGCAGCAGCGGGGGCGGGCCGAGTGGTACGAGCGGTACACACTGCACATAGCCAAGGTCGAGCGGAGTCATGGTTTCGAGCGGGACGGGAGCCAGGGGTGA
- a CDS encoding TetR/AcrR family transcriptional regulator, translating into MVRAAGRAEGGVRASVWLEGRARAGRGGQPSGLDRERITETAVRLLDAEGLAKFSMRRLAAELKVTAMSVYWYVDTKDDLLELALDRAFGGVRLPAQDSAEDWRDQLRTLAEEYRAVLVRHPWVSPLAGTFLNIGPHSLDFSLAVQRVIRTTGLPAHGQAGAIAAVFQFVYGFGTIEGHFVQRCADAGMTQEEYFRHAMTAVTENPGLGELVQTSADLMEARGGDTVEEMRERDFTYALETLIAGIEVMVARG; encoded by the coding sequence ATGGTGAGGGCAGCCGGTCGGGCCGAAGGTGGGGTGCGGGCCAGTGTCTGGCTGGAGGGCCGGGCGCGGGCCGGGCGCGGGGGACAGCCGTCGGGGCTGGACCGGGAGCGGATCACGGAGACGGCCGTACGGCTGCTCGACGCGGAGGGGCTGGCCAAGTTCTCCATGCGGCGGCTGGCCGCCGAGCTGAAGGTGACCGCGATGTCGGTCTACTGGTACGTGGACACCAAGGACGACCTGCTGGAACTGGCCCTGGACCGGGCGTTCGGCGGAGTCCGGCTGCCCGCGCAGGACTCCGCCGAGGACTGGCGGGACCAACTGCGCACGCTCGCCGAGGAGTACCGGGCGGTGCTGGTCCGCCACCCCTGGGTGTCGCCGCTCGCGGGCACCTTCCTCAACATCGGCCCGCACTCCCTGGACTTCTCGCTGGCCGTGCAGCGCGTGATCCGCACCACCGGGCTGCCGGCGCACGGCCAGGCCGGGGCGATCGCGGCCGTCTTCCAGTTCGTGTACGGCTTCGGGACCATCGAGGGCCACTTCGTCCAGCGCTGCGCCGACGCGGGCATGACGCAGGAGGAGTACTTCCGCCACGCCATGACGGCGGTGACGGAGAACCCCGGACTGGGCGAACTCGTCCAGACGTCCGCCGACCTCATGGAGGCCCGCGGCGGCGACACGGTCGAGGAGATGCGCGAGCGGGACTTCACCTACGCCCTGGAGACCCTGATCGCGGGCATCGAGGTGATGGTCGCCAGGGGCTGA
- a CDS encoding MFS transporter, producing the protein MPSPLASQGHPQRWLILGVICLAQLTVLLDNTVLNVAIPSLTEELGAGTADIQWMINAYSLVQSGLLLTAGSAADRYGRKKMLIAGLALFGVGSLVAGLADSTGQLIAARAGMGVGGALLLTTTLAVAMQIFTPEEQPKAIGIWAAVNALGFAAGPLLGGFMLGHFWWGAIFLINLPVAALGLVAVVALVPESKNPRGDRPDLLGALLSTIGMGSLVYAIISGPEHGWASGRVLATAAVAVVVLGAFAYWESRIPYPMLDLHFFRDRRFTGAVAGAVLITFGMGGALFLLTQHLQFVLGYDALEAGLRTAPLALTVVVLNFSGLSAKWTGKLGLPVSIAVGMVLMSGGLVSIALAPGGYGGTLAGLVLIGVGCAIANPAMAHAIMSAIPPAKAGVGAGINGTLAEFGNGLGVAVLGAVLNSRFAAVVSVAAGSLPAALASAGSSQERERITDAFSSGLATSQLVGAVAVLLGGLVAAVLLHRAERIETEAVVAH; encoded by the coding sequence ATGCCGTCTCCCCTCGCTTCCCAAGGCCACCCCCAGCGCTGGCTGATCCTCGGTGTCATCTGTCTCGCGCAGCTGACCGTGCTGCTGGACAACACCGTGCTGAACGTGGCGATCCCCTCCCTCACCGAGGAGCTGGGCGCGGGCACGGCCGACATCCAGTGGATGATCAACGCGTACTCGCTCGTGCAGTCCGGCCTGCTACTCACCGCGGGCAGCGCGGCCGACCGCTACGGCCGCAAGAAGATGCTGATCGCGGGCCTCGCCCTGTTCGGCGTCGGTTCGCTGGTCGCCGGACTCGCCGACTCCACCGGGCAGTTGATCGCCGCGCGGGCCGGTATGGGGGTCGGCGGGGCGCTGCTGCTCACCACGACCCTCGCCGTGGCCATGCAGATCTTCACGCCCGAGGAGCAGCCGAAGGCGATCGGCATCTGGGCCGCGGTCAACGCGCTCGGCTTCGCCGCCGGGCCCCTCCTCGGCGGGTTCATGCTCGGCCACTTCTGGTGGGGGGCGATCTTCCTGATCAACCTGCCGGTCGCCGCGCTCGGTCTGGTGGCCGTCGTCGCCCTGGTCCCCGAGTCCAAGAACCCCCGGGGCGACCGGCCGGACCTGCTGGGCGCGCTGCTGTCGACCATCGGCATGGGCTCGCTGGTGTACGCGATCATCTCGGGCCCCGAGCACGGCTGGGCGTCCGGCCGGGTACTGGCCACGGCCGCCGTCGCCGTCGTGGTCCTCGGCGCCTTCGCGTACTGGGAGAGCCGGATTCCGTACCCCATGCTCGACCTGCACTTCTTCCGCGACCGGCGGTTCACGGGCGCGGTCGCCGGAGCGGTGCTCATCACCTTCGGCATGGGCGGAGCGCTGTTCCTGCTGACCCAGCATCTGCAGTTCGTGCTCGGCTACGACGCGTTGGAGGCGGGCCTGCGAACCGCGCCCCTCGCCCTGACCGTGGTCGTGCTCAACTTCTCCGGGCTGTCGGCGAAGTGGACCGGGAAGCTCGGGCTTCCGGTGTCGATCGCGGTAGGGATGGTGCTGATGTCCGGAGGGCTGGTGTCCATCGCGCTCGCCCCCGGCGGCTACGGGGGGACGCTGGCCGGGCTGGTGCTGATCGGCGTCGGCTGCGCGATCGCCAACCCCGCGATGGCGCACGCGATCATGAGTGCGATTCCGCCGGCCAAGGCGGGGGTCGGGGCCGGGATCAACGGCACGCTCGCGGAGTTCGGGAACGGGTTGGGCGTGGCGGTGCTGGGGGCTGTGCTGAACTCCCGGTTCGCGGCGGTGGTTTCCGTGGCGGCGGGTTCGTTGCCGGCTGCGCTGGCTTCGGCGGGGTCTTCTCAGGAGAGGGAGCGGATCACTGACGCGTTCTCCTCCGGGCTGGCGACGAGTCAGTTGGTGGGGGCCGTGGCTGTGCTGCTCGGGGGGTTGGTGGCGGCGGTTCTGCTGCACAGGGCGGAGAGGATCGAGACGGAGGCTGTCGTCGCCCACTAG
- a CDS encoding sensor histidine kinase has translation MSGRRRTRTPRRLRLRRGRQPRTLRTRLVVSAVALIAVVASVIGTVTTFALSEHLYEQLAEKVDDVGKRTDGPKGPLPDGVQAGAPGGTGTTTTQTTDEKLQFVTRGGLLEGTIGAVVENGTIVKGVVGELANSTTTGLPDMTAVTLSKADLAALAKVSKDGKAHKVTLPDLGDYLVKYETNRDDDTFYVGLPTVSVTNTLNTLIVVELSVTGAGLVAAGIAGSVLVGVALRPLRKVASTATRVSELPLHTGEVTLNERVPESETDPHTEVGQVGAALNRMLDHIHSALHSRQESETRVRQFVADASHELRTPLASIRGYAELTRRGREEIGPDTRHALGRIESESSRMTMLVEDLLLLARLDAGRPLQFEQTDLIPLVVDTVSDARVAGRSHNWRLDLPDMPALVSADAARLQQVLVNLLANARTHTPPGTTVTARVQRRGPWMCVDVEDNGQGIPQELLPHVFERFARGDSSRSRASGSTGLGLAIVQAVAAAHGGAVTVDSVPGRTVFTVHLPALGRDMPLLDDAANWQLDDAEYGLDHGADQAVTDATNWQSDSQAQHSVTTRA, from the coding sequence ATGAGCGGGCGACGACGGACGCGTACGCCGAGGCGGTTGAGGCTGAGGCGAGGACGGCAGCCGCGGACGCTGCGTACGCGGCTCGTCGTCTCCGCGGTGGCGTTGATCGCGGTGGTGGCTTCCGTCATCGGGACGGTGACGACCTTCGCGCTGAGCGAGCATCTGTACGAGCAGTTGGCGGAGAAGGTCGACGACGTCGGCAAGCGCACCGACGGGCCCAAGGGGCCGTTGCCGGACGGCGTGCAGGCCGGGGCCCCGGGCGGCACCGGCACCACCACCACCCAGACGACGGACGAGAAGCTCCAGTTCGTCACGAGGGGCGGTTTGCTGGAGGGCACGATCGGTGCCGTCGTGGAGAACGGGACCATCGTCAAGGGCGTCGTCGGCGAGCTGGCGAACTCCACCACCACGGGGCTGCCGGACATGACGGCCGTCACGCTGAGCAAGGCGGATCTCGCCGCGCTCGCCAAGGTCTCGAAGGACGGCAAGGCGCACAAGGTCACCCTTCCCGACCTGGGCGACTACCTGGTCAAGTACGAGACCAACCGCGACGACGACACGTTCTACGTGGGCCTGCCCACCGTGTCCGTCACCAACACCCTCAACACCCTCATCGTCGTCGAGCTCAGCGTCACCGGTGCCGGGCTCGTCGCCGCCGGTATCGCCGGTTCCGTGCTGGTCGGGGTCGCCCTGCGGCCGTTGCGCAAGGTGGCGTCCACCGCGACGCGTGTCTCCGAGCTGCCGTTGCACACCGGTGAAGTCACCCTCAACGAGCGGGTGCCCGAGTCGGAGACCGATCCGCACACCGAGGTCGGGCAGGTCGGGGCCGCGCTCAACCGGATGCTCGACCACATCCACAGTGCCCTGCACTCGCGGCAGGAGAGCGAGACGCGCGTACGGCAGTTCGTGGCGGACGCCAGCCATGAGCTGCGGACACCGCTCGCTTCCATTCGTGGGTACGCCGAGCTGACCAGGCGGGGCAGAGAAGAGATAGGGCCCGACACCCGGCACGCGCTGGGGCGGATCGAGTCCGAGTCCAGCCGTATGACCATGCTCGTCGAGGATCTGCTGCTGCTCGCGCGGCTCGATGCCGGGCGGCCGTTGCAGTTCGAGCAGACCGACCTGATCCCGCTCGTCGTGGACACCGTCAGCGACGCGCGGGTGGCCGGGCGGAGCCACAACTGGCGGCTCGATCTGCCGGACATGCCCGCGCTGGTGTCGGCGGACGCCGCACGGCTTCAGCAGGTGCTGGTCAATCTGCTGGCGAACGCGCGTACGCACACACCACCCGGTACGACCGTCACCGCGCGCGTACAGCGGCGCGGGCCGTGGATGTGCGTGGACGTCGAGGACAACGGGCAGGGCATCCCGCAGGAGTTGCTCCCGCATGTGTTCGAGCGGTTCGCGCGAGGGGACTCCTCGCGGTCCAGGGCCTCCGGTTCGACCGGTCTCGGGCTCGCCATCGTGCAGGCCGTGGCGGCCGCGCACGGCGGTGCCGTGACCGTCGACAGCGTGCCCGGCAGGACCGTGTTCACCGTGCATCTGCCGGCCCTCGGCCGCGACATGCCCCTGCTCGACGACGCCGCCAACTGGCAGCTCGACGACGCGGAGTACGGCCTCGACCACGGCGCCGACCAGGCTGTAACCGACGCAACAAACTGGCAATCGGACTCACAGGCACAGCACAGCGTCACCACACGGGCATAA
- a CDS encoding DUF2797 domain-containing protein, with product MARAWRCTGLRWVGAEPLLVWEGGRRSPLPRGKEVAFGVVNGGVRTCVGARGNACPLRAGVSGRSTGARCDECARLDRAHSVAADTVADDPRPYHVYLAWFGPGIVKVGITGVERGSARLLEQGAVCFGWLGRGPLMAARRAEEVLRAALKVPDRIPYADKRAVRAELPGVGERAGELEALHGRALALDGWPESLEPVPFRPVDHAGVFGLDGLPAVDGVVSELVAGGAVGGELLAVAGPDLNLATGRGVVVLDTRLMTGWELTAPVDGGARDVLTVPVRELRRGGGVQGGLF from the coding sequence ATGGCACGGGCGTGGAGATGTACGGGGCTGCGGTGGGTCGGCGCTGAGCCCCTGCTGGTCTGGGAAGGCGGGCGGAGGAGTCCTCTGCCACGGGGGAAGGAAGTCGCCTTTGGGGTGGTGAACGGGGGCGTCCGGACGTGTGTCGGGGCGCGGGGGAACGCGTGTCCGCTGCGGGCCGGGGTGTCGGGGCGGAGTACGGGAGCGCGGTGCGACGAGTGTGCTCGGCTGGACCGGGCGCATTCCGTGGCCGCCGACACCGTCGCCGATGATCCACGGCCGTACCACGTGTATCTGGCATGGTTCGGGCCCGGCATAGTGAAGGTCGGGATCACGGGGGTCGAGCGCGGGTCCGCGCGGCTGTTGGAGCAGGGGGCGGTCTGCTTCGGCTGGCTCGGGCGGGGGCCGTTGATGGCCGCGCGGCGCGCCGAGGAGGTGCTGCGGGCCGCGCTCAAGGTGCCGGACCGGATTCCGTACGCCGACAAGCGGGCCGTACGGGCCGAGCTGCCCGGGGTCGGCGAGCGGGCCGGAGAGCTGGAGGCCCTGCACGGGCGGGCCCTCGCGCTCGACGGGTGGCCGGAGTCTTTGGAGCCGGTGCCGTTCCGACCGGTCGACCACGCCGGGGTGTTCGGGCTCGACGGGTTGCCGGCCGTCGACGGGGTGGTGAGCGAGCTGGTCGCGGGCGGGGCCGTGGGCGGTGAGCTGCTCGCCGTCGCCGGGCCGGATCTGAATCTGGCCACCGGGCGAGGGGTCGTCGTGCTCGACACCCGGCTGATGACCGGGTGGGAGCTGACGGCGCCGGTGGATGGGGGCGCGCGGGACGTACTGACCGTGCCGGTGCGGGAGTTGAGGAGAGGTGGGGGCGTGCAGGGAGGGTTGTTCTGA
- a CDS encoding HGxxPAAW family protein → MAGHLYDEGHTVAGWVGTGIATVGSVVVGLGVCVVSGPLVGGGLAVVALSALVTWALHLRGWGKPPGARPRAEWGMRVRDSGARGGHPGCLGCRMAGRGARAGVVVVGGEGAGRVAVGSTEGSPGGVG, encoded by the coding sequence ATGGCTGGTCATCTGTATGACGAGGGGCACACCGTCGCGGGGTGGGTCGGGACCGGGATCGCCACCGTGGGGAGCGTGGTGGTGGGGCTGGGGGTGTGCGTGGTGAGTGGGCCCCTGGTGGGGGGCGGGCTCGCTGTCGTCGCCCTGAGTGCGCTGGTCACCTGGGCGCTGCACCTGCGCGGGTGGGGGAAGCCACCGGGGGCGCGGCCGCGTGCGGAGTGGGGGATGCGGGTGCGGGACAGCGGTGCTCGGGGCGGCCATCCCGGGTGTCTGGGGTGCCGGATGGCCGGGCGGGGGGCGAGGGCCGGCGTGGTTGTTGTGGGTGGTGAGGGGGCTGGGCGTGTGGCGGTCGGCTCCACGGAGGGGAGTCCCGGGGGCGTCGGCTGA
- a CDS encoding glycosyltransferase encodes MRTDSSPGNLPAREHLPAGNAGTPVLDVVIPVYNEEKDLQPCVRRLHEHLARTFPYAFRITIADNASTDTTPQVAARLEAEIPEVTSFRLEQKGRGRALRTVWSASDAPVLAYMDVDLSTDLNALLPLVAPLISGHSDLAIGSRLARSSRVVRGPKREFISRAYNLILRGSLQARFSDAQCGFKAIRRDVAQVLLPLVEDTGWFFDTEMLVLAERAGLRIHEVPVDWVDDPNSTVHIVKTATDDLKGVWRVGRALATGSLALDRIARPFGDDPRDREIQDVPRGLARQLLGFCVVGGLSTLFYLLLYSGFRTFSGSQIANALALLVSAVANTAANRRLTFGVRGRGGVVKHQAQGLVVFGIGLALTSGSLAALNAATSAPAHSTELAVLIAANLAATVLRFLLFRAWVFPDRRDGGSSEGSTVVASHQPDHAASLVHATSAAVRPGQPGPYGHQDRFQPLGRRPAAATDNRAEYASAPQAPYATTPYATSPNGYTPNGPTPNAPFPYGTSPYTTTQFRAGDAADRTWGDATMQMRPVRPHDQDSRNAR; translated from the coding sequence ATGCGAACCGACTCTTCTCCCGGCAACCTGCCGGCGCGGGAGCACCTCCCGGCCGGAAACGCCGGTACGCCTGTCCTGGACGTAGTGATCCCCGTCTACAACGAGGAGAAGGACCTCCAGCCGTGCGTCCGCAGACTGCACGAGCACCTCGCGCGCACGTTCCCGTACGCGTTCCGCATCACGATCGCGGACAACGCGTCCACGGACACCACTCCTCAGGTGGCCGCGCGGCTGGAGGCGGAGATCCCCGAGGTCACCTCCTTCCGCCTGGAGCAGAAGGGGCGCGGGCGGGCGCTCAGGACGGTGTGGTCCGCGTCCGACGCGCCGGTCCTCGCCTATATGGACGTGGACCTGTCCACCGACCTGAACGCGCTGCTGCCGCTGGTGGCCCCGCTGATCTCCGGTCACTCGGACCTCGCGATCGGCTCGCGGCTCGCCCGCTCCTCCCGCGTGGTGCGCGGCCCGAAGCGGGAGTTCATCAGCCGCGCGTACAACCTGATCCTGCGCGGCTCGCTCCAGGCCCGCTTCTCGGACGCGCAGTGCGGGTTCAAGGCGATACGCCGGGACGTGGCCCAGGTGCTGCTGCCGCTCGTCGAGGACACCGGCTGGTTCTTCGACACCGAGATGCTGGTGCTCGCGGAGCGGGCCGGGCTGCGGATCCACGAGGTGCCGGTCGACTGGGTCGACGACCCGAACTCGACCGTCCACATCGTGAAGACCGCGACCGACGACCTCAAGGGTGTGTGGCGGGTCGGCAGGGCCCTCGCCACCGGATCGCTCGCGCTGGACCGGATCGCACGGCCGTTCGGGGACGACCCCCGCGACCGCGAGATCCAGGACGTACCGCGCGGCCTCGCCCGCCAGCTCCTCGGCTTCTGTGTCGTGGGCGGCCTCTCCACCCTCTTCTACCTGCTGCTCTACAGCGGCTTCCGGACGTTCTCGGGGTCGCAGATCGCCAACGCGCTCGCCCTGCTCGTCTCGGCGGTCGCCAACACGGCGGCCAACCGGCGCCTCACCTTCGGTGTCCGCGGCCGGGGCGGTGTCGTCAAGCACCAGGCGCAGGGCCTGGTGGTGTTCGGCATCGGCCTCGCCCTCACCAGCGGTTCGCTCGCCGCACTGAACGCGGCGACCTCGGCCCCCGCGCACTCCACGGAACTGGCGGTGCTCATCGCCGCCAACCTCGCGGCGACGGTGCTGCGGTTCCTGCTCTTCCGGGCGTGGGTCTTCCCGGACCGGCGTGACGGGGGCTCCTCGGAGGGCTCGACCGTCGTCGCCTCGCACCAGCCCGACCACGCCGCCTCACTCGTCCACGCGACCTCGGCGGCGGTACGCCCGGGGCAGCCCGGCCCGTACGGCCACCAGGACCGGTTCCAGCCGCTGGGCCGGCGCCCGGCGGCAGCCACGGACAACCGCGCCGAGTACGCCTCCGCGCCCCAAGCCCCGTACGCGACAACCCCGTACGCAACATCCCCGAACGGCTACACCCCCAACGGCCCCACCCCGAACGCCCCGTTCCCGTACGGCACATCCCCGTACACGACGACCCAGTTCCGCGCCGGAGATGCCGCGGACCGCACCTGGGGGGACGCGACCATGCAGATGCGGCCGGTGCGCCCGCACGATCAGGATTCGAGGAACGCACGATGA
- a CDS encoding ArnT family glycosyltransferase encodes MTTQFETTSRPGGPGPDLGSPTTRTAMPEPVVPEAPEAPTAPDSGEPKQPLGRRLWRGRPEDNRWVRPGFLLALLLIGGLYTWNLTASGYANSFYSAAVQAGSQSWKAFFFGSLDSANAITVDKPPASLWPMALSVRLFGLNSFAILFPQVLMAVATAGVLWAAVRRRFNATAGFITMAVFALTPVAALMFRFNNPDASLALLMAAAVYCTLRAMEKAQTKWLVWAGVAIGLAFLVKTLQAFLILPPLAIVYVVFAPASVKKRVSQVLLAGLAMVVAGGWWVAIVELWPASSRPYIGGSQNNSFLELTFGYNGLGRINGEETGSVGGGGGGNGGGNWGETGWDRMFSSSIGGQISWLIPAALILLGAAIWATRKLKRTDTTRAAFLLWGGSLLITMVIFSFMQGIFHEYYTVALAPYIAPLVGMGAALLWDQRAKFWASITLAAAMTATAVWGYVLLNRSSDYLPWLKWVVLVGGLVAALGLVFVGKLGKQLAMGVVGLSIVTALAGPTAYTLTTLNEGHTGSIVTAGPSVQGGRGGGPGGGGGGMGGGPGGGGMPGQQGQQNGQNQQGGQNSQNGQNGNGQMGQPPTGGFGGGQNNQQGQGQQNQQQNQQQGQGGGQTQNGDGGRMGGGGGGGMGGLLNGASVSDEAKELLEKNAGDYTWAAAAIGAQNAASYQLSTGEPVMAIGGFNGTDPSPTLAEFKKYVEEGKIHYFISSGSGGGMGGSSNGTSSQISSWVQENFETVTVDGTTFYDLTQAK; translated from the coding sequence ATGACCACGCAGTTCGAGACGACGAGCCGGCCAGGGGGGCCGGGCCCCGACCTGGGGTCGCCCACGACGAGAACAGCCATGCCGGAACCGGTGGTTCCGGAAGCGCCCGAGGCGCCGACCGCGCCCGACTCCGGTGAGCCCAAGCAGCCCCTCGGGCGCAGGCTCTGGAGGGGTCGGCCGGAGGACAACCGCTGGGTGCGCCCCGGCTTCCTCCTCGCGCTGCTGCTGATCGGCGGCCTCTACACCTGGAACCTCACGGCATCCGGCTACGCCAACTCCTTCTACTCGGCGGCCGTGCAGGCGGGCAGCCAGTCCTGGAAGGCCTTCTTCTTCGGCTCGCTCGACTCGGCCAACGCCATCACCGTCGACAAGCCCCCGGCCTCGCTCTGGCCGATGGCGCTGTCGGTGCGGCTCTTCGGGCTCAACTCCTTCGCGATCCTGTTCCCGCAGGTGCTGATGGCGGTCGCCACCGCCGGGGTGCTGTGGGCGGCCGTACGCCGTCGCTTCAACGCCACGGCCGGCTTCATCACCATGGCGGTGTTCGCGCTCACGCCCGTCGCCGCGCTGATGTTCCGCTTCAACAACCCGGACGCCTCCCTCGCGCTGCTGATGGCCGCCGCGGTCTACTGCACGCTCCGCGCGATGGAGAAGGCGCAGACGAAGTGGCTGGTCTGGGCCGGTGTCGCCATCGGCCTCGCCTTCCTGGTCAAGACCCTGCAGGCGTTCCTGATCCTGCCGCCGCTGGCGATCGTGTACGTCGTCTTCGCGCCGGCCTCGGTGAAGAAGCGGGTCAGCCAGGTGCTGCTCGCCGGGCTCGCGATGGTCGTGGCCGGTGGCTGGTGGGTCGCGATCGTCGAGCTGTGGCCGGCGTCCTCCCGCCCGTACATCGGCGGCTCGCAGAACAACTCCTTCCTGGAGCTGACCTTCGGCTACAACGGCCTCGGCCGGATCAACGGCGAGGAGACCGGCAGCGTCGGCGGCGGTGGCGGCGGCAACGGCGGCGGTAACTGGGGCGAGACCGGTTGGGACCGGATGTTCAGCTCCTCGATCGGCGGCCAGATCTCCTGGCTGATCCCGGCCGCGCTGATCCTGCTGGGCGCCGCGATCTGGGCGACCCGCAAGCTGAAGCGCACGGACACCACCCGTGCGGCCTTCCTCCTCTGGGGCGGCTCCCTGCTGATCACCATGGTGATCTTCAGCTTTATGCAGGGCATCTTCCACGAGTACTACACCGTGGCCCTCGCCCCCTACATCGCTCCGCTGGTCGGTATGGGCGCGGCCCTGCTCTGGGACCAGCGCGCCAAGTTCTGGGCGTCGATCACGCTGGCGGCCGCGATGACGGCCACCGCGGTCTGGGGCTACGTCCTGCTCAACCGCTCCTCCGACTACCTGCCCTGGCTGAAGTGGGTCGTGCTGGTCGGTGGTCTGGTCGCCGCGCTCGGCCTGGTCTTCGTCGGCAAGCTCGGCAAGCAGCTGGCCATGGGCGTCGTCGGGCTGAGCATCGTGACCGCGCTCGCCGGTCCTACGGCGTACACGCTCACCACTCTCAACGAGGGGCACACCGGTTCGATCGTCACGGCTGGTCCGTCCGTCCAGGGCGGCCGGGGCGGCGGCCCCGGCGGCGGTGGCGGCGGTATGGGCGGCGGTCCTGGCGGTGGCGGTATGCCCGGCCAGCAGGGTCAGCAGAACGGCCAGAACCAGCAGGGCGGTCAGAACAGCCAGAACGGCCAGAACGGCAACGGCCAGATGGGCCAGCCCCCGACCGGCGGCTTCGGCGGCGGCCAGAACAACCAGCAGGGCCAGGGCCAGCAGAACCAGCAGCAGAACCAGCAGCAGGGCCAGGGCGGTGGCCAGACCCAGAACGGCGACGGCGGTCGTATGGGTGGCGGCGGCGGTGGCGGCATGGGCGGTCTGCTCAACGGCGCCTCCGTCAGCGACGAGGCCAAGGAACTGCTGGAGAAGAACGCCGGCGACTACACCTGGGCCGCCGCCGCGATCGGCGCCCAGAACGCGGCGAGCTACCAGCTCTCCACCGGCGAACCGGTCATGGCCATCGGCGGCTTCAACGGCACCGACCCGTCCCCGACCCTCGCGGAGTTCAAGAAGTACGTGGAGGAAGGCAAGATCCACTACTTCATCTCCAGCGGCTCCGGCGGCGGCATGGGCGGCAGCAGCAACGGCACCTCCTCGCAGATCAGCTCCTGGGTCCAGGAGAACTTCGAGACGGTGACGGTCGACGGCACGACGTTCTACGACCTGACGCAGGCGAAGTGA
- a CDS encoding response regulator transcription factor, with translation MTTTSPQGRTELLRPDGSPVRVLVVDDELSITELLSMALRYEGWQIRSAGDGTGAIQTAREFRPDAVVLDMMLPDMDGLTVLGRLRRELPEVPVLFLTAKDAVEDRIAGLTAGGDDYVTKPFSLEEVVARLRGLIRRSGAADRRSDSVLVVGDLMLDEDSHEVSRSGENIHLTATEFELLRFLMRNPRRVLSKAQILDRVWSYDFGGQANVVELYISYLRRKIDAGREPMIHTRRGAGYLIKPAAS, from the coding sequence ATGACCACGACCTCGCCCCAGGGGCGCACCGAACTGCTGAGGCCGGACGGGAGCCCCGTCCGAGTGCTTGTGGTGGACGACGAACTGTCGATCACCGAACTGCTCTCCATGGCTCTGCGCTATGAGGGATGGCAGATCCGGAGTGCGGGGGATGGCACGGGTGCCATCCAGACCGCGCGGGAGTTCCGGCCCGACGCCGTCGTTCTCGACATGATGCTTCCCGACATGGACGGGCTGACCGTTCTCGGGCGGCTGCGGCGGGAACTGCCGGAAGTGCCGGTGCTCTTCCTGACCGCGAAGGACGCCGTCGAGGACCGGATCGCCGGGCTCACCGCCGGTGGTGACGACTACGTCACCAAGCCGTTCAGCCTGGAGGAGGTCGTGGCGCGGCTGCGCGGGCTCATCCGCCGTTCCGGTGCCGCCGACCGCCGCTCGGACTCCGTGCTCGTCGTCGGCGACCTGATGCTCGACGAGGACAGCCACGAGGTGTCCCGCAGCGGGGAGAACATCCACCTCACCGCCACCGAGTTCGAACTGCTGCGCTTCCTGATGCGCAACCCGCGGCGTGTGCTCAGCAAGGCGCAGATCCTCGACCGCGTGTGGTCGTACGACTTCGGCGGGCAGGCCAACGTCGTCGAGCTGTACATCTCGTATCTGCGGCGGAAGATCGACGCCGGGCGTGAGCCGATGATCCACACCCGGCGCGGGGCCGGCTACCTGATCAAGCCCGCCGCGTCATGA